A DNA window from Xyrauchen texanus isolate HMW12.3.18 chromosome 6, RBS_HiC_50CHRs, whole genome shotgun sequence contains the following coding sequences:
- the ebi3 gene encoding interleukin-27 subunit beta: MCLIYVFGALIVITNGVYSQGMTTLPSKQNAVRDLFVAVGSPVKILCTEGKEIRVEWRLNSSVLYSNPILYIQNTSLKDQGIYTCHQQNGDLIQTLSLHLGYPPSPPDVYCWSPSYPKRAICSWTLNPDPILPTHYITTYRTYSDPLSSAQQCQKWEEQDSQCVLEELKMFEIEPTLINITAINALGSATRIWPFLFEDIVKPDPPVNVTVMVMPGRKLSVQWGPPPTWLDPVNFPLKYKVKFYWGKPETARTLGPYESNKMVLSGLVAGRTYYIQISAKDFLDGGQSSSWSGPISATIPVN; this comes from the exons ATGTGTTTGATTTATGTTTTTGGAGCACTGATAGTCATCACAAATGGAGTCTATAGCCAAGGCATGACAACTTTACCGTCAAAACAAAATGCTGTTCGGG ACCTGTTTGTAGCAGTAGGTTCACCTGTGAAGATACTGTGCACTGAGGGAAAAGAAATAAGGGTGGAGTGGAGACTGAACAGTTCAGTTCTTTACTCAAACCCTATTCTCTACATACAAAACACCAGTCTGAAGGACCAAGGCATCTACACATGCCACCAACAGAATGGAGACCTGATACAAACACTATCTCTACATCTGGGCT atCCCCCTTCTCCTCCGGATGTGTATTGTTGGTCTCCAAGTTACCCTAAAAGAGCAATATGCTCTTGGACACTGAATCCTGACCCTATACTTCCCACACATTACATTACTACATACAG GACCTATTCAGACCCACTCTCAAGTGCTCAGCAATGCCAGAAATGGGAAGAACAAGACAGTCAGTGTGTGCTAGAAGAGCTGAAGATGTTTGAAATTGAACCAACTCTTATCAACATTACAGCTATTAATGCTTTGGGAAGCGCAACACGTATATGGCCATTTCTTTTCGAGGATATAG TGAAACCTGATCCTCCAGTGAATGTGACTGTGATGGTAATGCCAGGAAGGAAGTTGTCTGTGCAGTGGGGTCCACCACCCACTTGGCTGGATCCTGTTAACTTTCCTCTTAAATACAAAGTAAAATTCTACTGGGGCAAACCTGAAACGGCTAGAACA CTCGGCCCTTATGAATCTAACAAAATGGTTTTGAGTGGGCTGGTGGCAGGAAGGACCTATTACATCCAAATATCTGCAAAGGACTTCCTCGATGGTGGACAGAGCAGTAGCTGGAGTGGTCCTATAAGTGCCACTATACCCGTCAACTGA